From Microbacterium pseudoresistens, the proteins below share one genomic window:
- a CDS encoding ASCH domain-containing protein, with protein MPPADAAAVAGFWRDARAAHPELPEAAPEAWAFGATRAHADGLLALVRDGIKTATASSLWDYEATGEALPQAGEYSIILDGAGAPRAVIRTTQVQVVAFDEVSAEHARAEGEDDRSLRSWREIHERYWRAHAESSRGFAPDMPVVCERFELVFQEGSD; from the coding sequence GTGCCGCCGGCGGATGCCGCGGCCGTCGCCGGGTTCTGGCGCGATGCACGTGCGGCGCATCCCGAGCTCCCGGAGGCGGCGCCCGAGGCGTGGGCCTTCGGCGCCACTCGCGCGCACGCCGACGGCCTCCTCGCGCTCGTGCGGGACGGGATCAAGACGGCTACCGCGTCGTCGCTGTGGGACTACGAGGCGACGGGTGAGGCGCTTCCGCAGGCGGGGGAGTACAGCATCATCCTCGACGGCGCGGGGGCGCCGCGAGCGGTGATCCGCACGACGCAGGTGCAGGTCGTCGCGTTCGACGAAGTCAGCGCCGAGCACGCGCGGGCGGAGGGCGAGGACGACCGCTCGCTGCGCTCGTGGCGGGAGATCCACGAGCGATACTGGCGTGCGCACGCCGAGAGCTCCCGCGGGTTCGCCCCGGACATGCCCGTGGTCTGCGAGCGCTTCGAGCTCGTGTTCCAGGAGGGGTCTGACTGA
- a CDS encoding YebC/PmpR family DNA-binding transcriptional regulator, with amino-acid sequence MSGHSKWATTKHKKAVIDARRAKSWAKLIKNIEVAAKLGGPDQSGNPTLYDAVLKAKKTSVPKDNIDRAIKRGAGIGGEAVEYTSIMYEGYGPNGVALMIECLTDNKNRAAAEVRTILSRNGGTLADPGSVAYNFERKGVIVVGGEGTSEDDVMMAVLEAGAEEVEPHAEGFEVITEASDVVQVRTALQEAGIEYESADVEFVPNLKVEIDADTARKVFRLIDALEDSEDVQNVFSNFDLSAEVQSELEEDDD; translated from the coding sequence ATGTCCGGGCATTCCAAGTGGGCGACGACCAAGCACAAGAAGGCGGTCATCGACGCGCGCCGTGCCAAGTCGTGGGCCAAGCTCATCAAGAACATCGAGGTGGCCGCGAAGCTCGGCGGGCCCGACCAGTCGGGGAACCCGACCCTCTACGACGCGGTGCTGAAGGCGAAGAAGACCTCGGTCCCCAAAGACAACATCGACCGGGCGATCAAGCGCGGAGCGGGCATCGGCGGCGAGGCCGTCGAGTACACCTCGATCATGTACGAAGGCTACGGCCCCAACGGCGTGGCGCTCATGATCGAGTGCCTCACCGACAACAAGAACCGGGCCGCCGCCGAGGTGCGCACGATCCTCAGCCGCAACGGCGGAACGCTGGCCGATCCCGGCAGCGTCGCGTACAACTTCGAGCGCAAGGGCGTGATCGTCGTCGGCGGCGAGGGCACGAGTGAAGACGACGTCATGATGGCGGTGCTCGAGGCCGGCGCCGAAGAGGTCGAGCCGCACGCCGAGGGCTTCGAGGTCATCACCGAGGCGTCCGACGTCGTGCAGGTGCGCACGGCGCTGCAGGAGGCGGGCATCGAGTACGAGTCGGCCGACGTCGAGTTCGTCCCCAACCTCAAGGTCGAGATCGATGCCGATACGGCGCGCAAGGTGTTCCGTCTCATCGACGCGCTGGAGGACAGCGAAGACGTGCAGAACGTGTTCAGCAACTTCGATCTCAGCGCCGAAGTGCAGTCCGAGCTCGAAGAGGACGACGACTGA
- the pdxS gene encoding pyridoxal 5'-phosphate synthase lyase subunit PdxS, translating into MTEQASENTTGTARVKRGLAEMLKGGVIMDVVTPEQAKIAEDAGAVAVMALERVPADIRAQGGVSRMSDPDMIDGIIETVSIPVMAKARIGHFVEAQVLQELGVDYIDESEVLSPADYVNHIDKWGFEVPFVCGATNLGEALRRITEGAAMIRSKGEAGTGDVSEAMKHIRTIRGEIARLGALSKDELYVAAKELQAPYELVAEVAERGALPVVMFVAGGVATPADAAMMMQLGADGVFVGSGIFKSGDPAARAAAIVKATTFHDDPAVIAEVSRGLGEAMVGINVSDLPAPHRLAERGW; encoded by the coding sequence ATGACAGAACAAGCTTCGGAGAACACCACCGGCACTGCACGCGTCAAGCGCGGCCTCGCAGAGATGCTCAAGGGCGGCGTCATCATGGACGTCGTCACCCCCGAGCAGGCGAAGATCGCCGAGGATGCCGGCGCCGTCGCCGTCATGGCGCTGGAGCGAGTGCCCGCCGACATCCGCGCCCAGGGCGGCGTCTCGCGCATGAGCGACCCCGACATGATCGACGGCATCATCGAGACCGTCTCGATTCCCGTCATGGCGAAGGCCCGCATCGGGCACTTCGTCGAGGCGCAGGTGCTGCAGGAGCTCGGTGTCGACTACATCGACGAGTCCGAGGTGCTCTCGCCCGCCGACTACGTCAACCACATCGACAAGTGGGGCTTCGAGGTGCCGTTCGTGTGCGGCGCGACCAACCTCGGCGAGGCGCTGCGCCGCATCACCGAAGGCGCCGCGATGATCCGCTCCAAAGGCGAGGCCGGCACGGGCGACGTCTCGGAGGCGATGAAGCACATCCGCACCATCCGCGGTGAGATCGCGAGGCTCGGCGCGCTGTCGAAGGACGAGCTGTACGTCGCGGCCAAGGAGCTGCAGGCGCCGTACGAGCTCGTCGCCGAGGTGGCAGAGCGCGGCGCGCTCCCCGTCGTGATGTTCGTCGCCGGCGGTGTGGCCACTCCCGCGGATGCGGCCATGATGATGCAGTTGGGCGCCGACGGCGTGTTCGTCGGCTCCGGTATCTTCAAGTCGGGCGACCCCGCGGCCCGCGCCGCGGCGATCGTCAAGGCCACGACCTTCCACGACGACCCGGCTGTGATCGCGGAGGTCTCCCGGGGCCTGGGTGAGGCGATGGTCGGCATCAACGTCTCCGACCTGCCCGCGCCGCACCGCCTCGCCGAGCGCGGATGGTGA
- the thrS gene encoding threonine--tRNA ligase: MRVNGELKDLATTLTDTDEVEAVAIDSADGLNILRHSAAHVLAQAVQRINPQANLGIGPPVTDGFYYDFGVDAPFTPEDVKAISKEMQRIIREGQRFVRRVVTAEQARVELADEPFKLELIELAGGPGSGSNAAEGASVEIGAGELTIYDNVTKDGEVAWKDLCRGPHLPSTRMIGNGWDLTRIAAAYWRGSEKNPQLQRVYGTAWPSKDELRAYKDRLAEAERRDHRKLGIEMDLFSFPDEIGSGLAVFHPKGGIIRYEIEENLRRHLLRNGYDLVNTPHITKKDLFATSGHLQTYAEGMFPPMHLDEVRDADGNVTRKGQDYYLKPMNCPFHNLIYRSRGRSYRELPLRLAEYGTVYRYEKSGTLSGLTRVRGLTQDDAHIYVAQDQVKDELTTNLNLVLNLLRDYGLDDFYLELSTNEEGNDKFLGEPEQWETAIETLREVAMASGLELVDDPGGAAFYGPKISVQARDAIGRTWQMSTIQLDFNQPERFEMEYTGADGQKHRPVMIHRALLGSVERFFAILLEHYAGDFPVWLAPTQVVGVPVAEEYAEYLDGIVAQLRDVEVRAEVDHSDDRMQKKIRNHTTGKVPIILIAGEQDRDAGTVSFRFRDGSQENSVPVGQAVERIKAAIASHALVHAAGDLA, from the coding sequence ATGCGCGTCAACGGTGAGCTGAAGGACCTGGCGACGACGCTGACGGACACCGACGAGGTCGAGGCCGTTGCGATCGACAGCGCCGATGGCTTGAACATCCTGCGCCACTCCGCCGCGCACGTGCTCGCGCAGGCGGTGCAGCGCATCAATCCGCAGGCCAACCTGGGCATCGGCCCGCCCGTCACCGATGGCTTCTACTACGACTTCGGCGTGGACGCGCCGTTCACGCCCGAAGACGTCAAGGCCATCTCGAAGGAGATGCAGCGCATCATCCGCGAGGGGCAGCGTTTCGTGCGACGCGTCGTCACCGCGGAGCAGGCCCGCGTGGAGCTTGCCGACGAGCCGTTCAAGCTCGAACTCATCGAGCTCGCCGGGGGGCCGGGATCGGGGAGCAATGCCGCCGAGGGGGCCTCCGTGGAGATCGGTGCCGGTGAGCTGACGATCTACGACAACGTGACCAAGGACGGCGAGGTCGCCTGGAAGGACCTCTGCCGCGGGCCGCACCTGCCGAGCACCCGGATGATCGGCAACGGCTGGGACCTCACGCGCATCGCCGCCGCCTACTGGCGCGGCAGCGAGAAGAACCCGCAGCTGCAACGCGTGTACGGCACGGCATGGCCGAGCAAAGACGAACTTCGTGCGTACAAGGACCGTCTCGCCGAGGCGGAGCGACGCGATCACCGCAAGCTCGGCATCGAGATGGATCTCTTCTCCTTCCCCGACGAGATCGGTTCGGGGCTGGCGGTGTTCCACCCCAAGGGCGGCATCATCCGCTACGAGATCGAGGAGAACCTGCGCCGGCACCTGCTGCGCAACGGCTACGACCTCGTCAACACCCCGCACATCACGAAGAAGGATCTCTTCGCGACCTCGGGGCATCTGCAGACCTACGCCGAGGGCATGTTCCCCCCGATGCACCTCGACGAGGTGCGTGACGCCGACGGCAACGTCACCCGGAAGGGGCAGGACTACTACCTGAAGCCCATGAACTGCCCCTTCCACAACCTCATCTATCGCTCGCGCGGGCGCTCGTACCGCGAGCTGCCGCTGCGGCTGGCCGAATACGGCACGGTGTACCGGTACGAGAAGAGCGGCACGCTCTCGGGCCTCACCCGCGTGCGCGGCCTCACCCAGGACGACGCACACATCTACGTCGCCCAGGATCAGGTGAAGGACGAGCTCACCACGAACCTCAACCTCGTGTTGAACCTTCTGCGCGACTACGGCCTCGACGACTTCTACCTCGAGCTGTCCACGAACGAAGAGGGCAACGACAAGTTCCTCGGCGAGCCGGAGCAGTGGGAGACGGCCATCGAGACGCTCCGCGAGGTGGCTATGGCCTCCGGCCTGGAGCTCGTCGACGACCCGGGCGGGGCGGCCTTCTACGGTCCGAAGATCTCGGTGCAGGCACGCGACGCGATCGGCCGCACCTGGCAGATGTCGACCATCCAGCTCGACTTCAATCAGCCCGAACGCTTCGAGATGGAATACACCGGCGCCGATGGCCAGAAGCACCGGCCCGTCATGATCCACCGCGCCCTGCTGGGCTCGGTCGAGCGGTTCTTCGCGATCCTGCTGGAGCACTACGCCGGCGACTTCCCGGTGTGGCTCGCCCCGACTCAGGTGGTCGGCGTGCCGGTCGCCGAGGAGTACGCCGAGTACCTCGACGGCATCGTCGCGCAGCTGCGCGACGTCGAGGTGCGTGCCGAGGTCGACCACTCCGACGACCGGATGCAGAAGAAGATCCGCAACCACACCACCGGCAAGGTGCCGATCATCCTCATCGCGGGGGAGCAGGACCGCGATGCCGGCACGGTGTCGTTCCGTTTCCGCGACGGGTCGCAGGAGAACAGCGTGCCCGTGGGGCAGGCCGTCGAGCGGATCAAGGCGGCGATCGCCTCGCATGCGCTCGTGCACGCCGCGGGGGATCTGGCGTGA
- the pdxY gene encoding pyridoxal kinase PdxY, with protein MKILSIQSAVAYGHVGNSAAVFPMQRIGVEVLPVYTVNFSNHTGYGAWRGPMIAPDDVRDVITGIEERGVLGEIDAVLSGYQGGEGIGDVIIDAVSRVKTANPNAVYACDPVMGNAKSGCFVAPAIPDLLRDRVVPVADIITPNQFELGYLTGTEPDTLESTLASADVARAMGPRTVLVTSVERPDRPEGTIEMLAVDDSGAWVVQTPHLPLKANGSGDVTAALFTAHLGLTGDAGVALRKTVSSVFDLLRLTLDSGERELQLVEAQEFYAHPQEQFAVTQVR; from the coding sequence ATGAAGATCCTCTCGATCCAGTCCGCCGTCGCATACGGCCACGTCGGCAACTCCGCCGCCGTCTTCCCCATGCAGCGCATCGGTGTGGAGGTGCTGCCGGTCTACACGGTGAACTTCTCCAATCACACCGGGTACGGCGCGTGGCGCGGTCCGATGATCGCGCCCGACGACGTGCGCGACGTGATCACCGGGATCGAGGAGCGCGGGGTGCTCGGCGAGATCGACGCCGTGCTGTCGGGGTATCAGGGCGGCGAGGGCATCGGCGACGTCATCATCGACGCCGTGTCCCGGGTGAAGACCGCCAACCCGAATGCCGTGTACGCGTGCGACCCCGTGATGGGCAACGCGAAGTCCGGGTGTTTCGTCGCCCCCGCCATTCCCGATCTGCTCCGCGACCGTGTCGTGCCCGTCGCCGACATCATCACCCCCAACCAGTTCGAGCTCGGCTATCTCACCGGCACCGAGCCCGACACGCTCGAGAGCACCCTGGCCTCGGCGGATGTTGCCCGTGCGATGGGCCCGCGCACGGTGCTCGTGACGAGCGTGGAGCGCCCCGACCGGCCCGAGGGCACGATCGAGATGCTCGCCGTCGACGATTCCGGCGCCTGGGTCGTGCAGACCCCGCACCTGCCGTTGAAGGCGAACGGCTCAGGAGATGTCACCGCGGCACTGTTCACCGCGCATCTCGGCCTCACCGGGGATGCCGGCGTCGCGTTGCGCAAAACGGTCTCGAGCGTGTTCGACCTGTTGCGCCTCACCCTCGATTCAGGGGAGCGCGAGCTGCAGCTCGTCGAGGCGCAGGAGTTCTACGCGCACCCGCAGGAGCAGTTCGCCGTGACACAGGTGCGCTGA
- a CDS encoding DUF402 domain-containing protein yields the protein MRLPIGSTSVSASGGTVALIGRRGDGWDRLSDGSMSVGEALDALAEQGSAAVHADPSAAAAVPSDAPDAPRFVPGDAILWRYARHIEAVRVVRDDDRGLVIWIPSGSARLESAPADGRAPREVPLEERFLAPWVMREAVWRGPGIVRAAPTGMPWSVWFFRRADGTPDGAYVNLELPHQRTAGEAPGVFTRDLVLDLWIDAEHPGSEDVWLKDADELEAAVAQGRFTTHQAEAVRVLADHACDSFVAAGAWPLDEGWASWMPGAGMDDPPPLPDTDGLAVARRRSGRTGLEG from the coding sequence ATGCGCCTGCCGATCGGATCCACCAGTGTCAGTGCGAGCGGCGGGACCGTGGCGCTCATCGGTCGCCGTGGCGACGGGTGGGATCGTCTCTCCGACGGATCCATGTCGGTCGGCGAGGCGCTCGACGCGCTTGCGGAGCAGGGGAGTGCCGCGGTTCATGCGGATCCGTCCGCCGCTGCGGCGGTGCCCTCCGACGCGCCGGACGCGCCGCGGTTCGTGCCAGGGGATGCGATCCTATGGCGGTACGCGCGGCACATCGAGGCCGTGCGCGTGGTGCGCGATGACGATCGCGGGCTCGTCATCTGGATCCCTTCCGGATCGGCGCGACTCGAATCGGCGCCCGCCGACGGCAGAGCGCCGCGAGAAGTGCCGCTCGAGGAGCGTTTCCTCGCTCCCTGGGTGATGCGCGAGGCCGTCTGGCGAGGGCCGGGCATCGTTCGGGCGGCCCCGACGGGGATGCCGTGGTCGGTGTGGTTCTTCCGCCGCGCCGACGGAACGCCGGACGGCGCGTACGTCAACCTCGAGCTCCCGCACCAGCGCACGGCAGGGGAGGCGCCGGGAGTCTTCACGCGCGACCTCGTGCTGGATCTGTGGATCGACGCGGAGCATCCGGGATCCGAGGACGTGTGGCTGAAGGATGCCGACGAGCTCGAGGCCGCGGTCGCGCAGGGGCGGTTCACGACGCACCAGGCCGAAGCGGTGCGCGTGCTCGCCGACCATGCCTGCGACAGCTTCGTCGCGGCCGGCGCCTGGCCGCTGGACGAGGGGTGGGCGAGCTGGATGCCGGGTGCCGGGATGGACGATCCGCCGCCGCTGCCAGACACGGACGGTCTCGCTGTCGCTCGACGGCGGAGCGGTCGCACCGGTCTGGAGGGATGA
- the ruvC gene encoding crossover junction endodeoxyribonuclease RuvC — MTDPTRASRRILGIDPGLTRCGVGIVDVDRARRGTLVHVGVVRTPVDAPIGERLAGIAAGIRAVIEEHEPDAVAVERVFAQQNRQTVMGTAQASGVALLVAAEAGLPAATHTPSEVKAAVTGYGSADKKQVQAMIARILRLDAPPQPADAADALAIALCHAWRRNAATAPEGELTPAQRAWSDAERVARTYIRARA; from the coding sequence GTGACCGATCCGACCCGAGCGAGCAGACGGATACTGGGCATCGACCCGGGGCTCACCCGTTGCGGCGTCGGCATCGTCGACGTCGACCGCGCCCGCCGCGGCACGCTCGTGCACGTGGGCGTGGTGCGCACCCCCGTGGATGCGCCCATCGGCGAGCGGCTCGCGGGGATCGCCGCCGGTATCCGGGCGGTCATCGAGGAGCACGAACCGGATGCGGTGGCCGTGGAGCGCGTGTTCGCGCAGCAGAACAGGCAGACCGTGATGGGCACCGCGCAGGCCAGCGGCGTCGCCCTGCTCGTGGCCGCGGAGGCGGGGTTGCCTGCCGCCACCCACACCCCGAGCGAGGTCAAAGCCGCGGTCACCGGGTACGGGTCGGCCGACAAGAAGCAGGTGCAGGCGATGATCGCGCGCATCCTGCGCCTCGACGCCCCGCCCCAGCCCGCCGATGCCGCCGACGCCCTGGCGATCGCGCTGTGCCATGCGTGGCGGCGCAACGCGGCGACGGCGCCCGAGGGCGAACTCACCCCTGCGCAGCGGGCGTGGTCGGACGCGGAGCGTGTCGCTCGAACATACATACGAGCACGTGCCTAG
- a CDS encoding HIT domain-containing protein, translated as MTDQPRNLDDAAHLAGVPDEFQRLWTPHRMAYIEAGPEPLREQCPFCEAPKHPDAERLIVARGETAYVLLNLFPYNSGHLLVCPYRHIATYDRATPEEVAEIGALTQTAMRVLGETSNCDGFNLGMNQGAVAGAGVDAHLHQHIVPRWRSDANFFPIIAKTKALPQLLGDVRETLANAWPAS; from the coding sequence GTGACGGATCAGCCGCGGAACCTCGACGACGCCGCACACCTCGCGGGTGTGCCCGACGAGTTCCAGCGGCTGTGGACGCCGCATCGGATGGCGTACATCGAGGCGGGCCCCGAGCCGCTGCGCGAACAGTGCCCGTTCTGCGAGGCGCCGAAGCATCCCGATGCCGAGCGCCTCATCGTCGCGCGCGGCGAGACCGCCTACGTCCTGCTGAACCTGTTCCCGTACAACTCCGGACACCTGCTCGTATGCCCGTACCGGCATATCGCCACGTACGACCGGGCCACACCCGAGGAGGTCGCCGAGATCGGTGCGCTCACGCAGACGGCCATGCGCGTGCTGGGTGAGACATCGAACTGCGACGGCTTCAACCTCGGTATGAACCAGGGTGCCGTTGCGGGAGCTGGAGTCGATGCGCACCTGCACCAGCACATCGTGCCGCGCTGGCGGTCGGACGCGAACTTCTTCCCGATCATCGCCAAGACCAAGGCGCTCCCGCAGCTGCTGGGCGATGTGCGCGAGACGCTCGCGAACGCCTGGCCGGCATCCTGA
- the pdxT gene encoding pyridoxal 5'-phosphate synthase glutaminase subunit PdxT produces the protein MVTSVARVGVLALQGDVREHTRILAGLGADPVLVRRPEELAAVDALVIPGGESSVIDKLSRMFALQQPIRAAIAEGMPVLGTCAGLIMLADEVLDAIDGQESFGGMDVAVRRNAFGRQTESFETTLDVPALGRHPVSATFIRGPVVERVGAKADVLATLDDGRIVAVEQGALIGLSFHPEISGETRFHERLLDRVRR, from the coding sequence ATGGTGACGAGCGTCGCGCGTGTCGGCGTGCTGGCGCTGCAGGGCGATGTACGCGAGCACACGCGCATCCTTGCAGGGCTCGGCGCCGACCCCGTCCTCGTCCGTCGGCCTGAGGAGCTCGCCGCCGTCGACGCGCTGGTGATCCCCGGCGGAGAGTCGAGCGTCATAGACAAGCTCTCGCGGATGTTCGCGCTGCAGCAGCCCATCCGTGCGGCCATCGCCGAGGGGATGCCGGTGCTCGGCACCTGTGCGGGGCTCATCATGCTCGCCGACGAGGTGCTCGATGCGATCGACGGGCAGGAGTCGTTCGGCGGCATGGACGTCGCCGTGCGGCGCAATGCCTTCGGACGTCAGACCGAATCGTTCGAGACGACCCTGGACGTCCCTGCGCTCGGCAGGCACCCCGTGTCGGCGACGTTCATCCGGGGCCCCGTCGTGGAGCGGGTGGGGGCGAAGGCCGATGTTCTCGCGACCCTCGACGACGGACGCATCGTGGCCGTCGAGCAGGGCGCGCTGATCGGACTGAGCTTCCATCCCGAGATCTCCGGCGAGACGCGCTTCCACGAGCGGCTGCTCGACCGCGTGCGCCGATAG